From one Streptomyces sp. SCSIO 30461 genomic stretch:
- a CDS encoding DUF5685 family protein, with the protein MFGIVRPCTHRLTDGLRTEWMAHLCGLCLALRSDHGQFARVVTNYDGLILSVLTEAQITPSAGSRRKAGPCPLRAMRTAPVAQGEGARLAAAVSLVLASAKVRDHVADRDGLLARRPVAAAARKVAGNWARAGARTGRGVGFDTDVLVDAVDRQTGIEVLAGPGTPLLVVTEPTETATAAAFAHTAVLAGRPQNVAPLAEAGRLFGRLAHLLDAVEDGEADALSGAWNPLAATGTSSAEARRLADDALHGIRLALRDAEFVDDGLLHMLLAHELRRSVDRAFGSADCSHQGYGSQPPQGNPYGSDPAGGSSGQAGPHGSYGPHGGGYGATGGPGGPGGHSPRFGDGPHRPQPRGFWAGCGAFIGLCCTCRLCCAEEYEGPWSRKKRKGCCRDCDCCNCGSCDCCCPCDGC; encoded by the coding sequence GTGTTCGGAATCGTCAGACCCTGCACCCATCGCCTGACCGACGGCCTCAGGACGGAGTGGATGGCGCATCTCTGCGGGCTCTGCCTGGCCCTTCGCTCGGACCACGGGCAGTTCGCCAGAGTCGTCACCAACTACGACGGCCTCATCCTCTCGGTGCTGACGGAGGCTCAGATCACTCCGTCGGCAGGGTCGCGCAGGAAGGCGGGGCCGTGCCCGCTGCGGGCGATGCGCACGGCACCCGTCGCGCAGGGCGAGGGCGCGCGGCTGGCCGCCGCCGTCTCCCTGGTGCTCGCGTCGGCGAAGGTGCGCGATCATGTGGCCGACCGCGACGGGCTGCTGGCCCGCAGGCCGGTGGCGGCCGCGGCGCGCAAGGTCGCCGGGAACTGGGCCCGCGCCGGTGCGCGCACAGGGCGAGGAGTCGGCTTCGACACCGACGTGCTGGTCGATGCGGTGGATCGGCAGACGGGGATCGAGGTGCTCGCAGGCCCCGGCACTCCGCTGCTGGTGGTGACCGAGCCCACCGAGACTGCGACGGCGGCCGCCTTCGCGCACACCGCCGTACTGGCCGGTCGACCGCAGAACGTCGCCCCACTCGCCGAGGCCGGCAGGCTTTTCGGGCGCCTCGCCCATCTGCTGGACGCCGTGGAGGACGGGGAAGCCGACGCCCTGTCGGGCGCCTGGAACCCGCTGGCGGCGACCGGGACCTCGTCGGCGGAGGCGCGGCGCCTCGCTGACGACGCGCTGCACGGCATCCGGCTCGCGCTGCGGGACGCGGAGTTCGTCGACGACGGACTGCTGCACATGCTGCTCGCGCACGAACTCAGGCGGTCCGTGGACCGGGCCTTCGGCTCGGCCGACTGCTCGCACCAGGGGTACGGCTCGCAGCCTCCGCAGGGAAACCCGTACGGCTCCGACCCCGCCGGTGGATCGTCCGGGCAGGCCGGCCCGCATGGCTCGTACGGTCCCCATGGCGGCGGTTACGGCGCGACCGGAGGCCCGGGCGGCCCCGGCGGGCACTCCCCGCGGTTCGGTGACGGCCCGCACCGACCGCAGCCGCGCGGCTTCTGGGCCGGCTGCGGCGCCTTCATCGGCCTGTGCTGCACCTGCAGGCTGTGCTGCGCCGAGGAGTACGAGGGCCCCTGGTCCCGCAAGAAGCGCAAGGGCTGCTGCCGGGACTGCGACTGCTGCAACTGCGGCAGTTGCGACTGCTGCTGCCCGTGTGACGGCTGCTGA
- a CDS encoding S1 family peptidase — protein sequence MRIKRTIPRNGATRRTRLLALTTGLVAAAALAVPTASADEAPRTFSVSQLSAASDAVLQADVAGTAWHIDQATGTLVVTADSTVSRAALARIKQTAGANAGALRIERTPGKIRRLISGGDAVYASSWRCSLGFNVRDSAGNTYFLTAGHCTDGAGTWYSNSSRTTVLGPTVGSSFPVNDYGIVRYTNTSISKSGTVGGVDITSAANATVGMSVTRRGSTTGTRSGSVTGLNATVNYGGGDIVYGMIRTNVCAEPGDSGGSLYSGSRAIGLTSGGSGNCTTGGTTYFQPVTEALRAYGVSVY from the coding sequence GTGAGGATCAAGCGCACCATCCCCCGCAACGGAGCGACGAGACGTACCCGTCTGCTCGCCCTCACCACAGGCCTCGTAGCAGCCGCAGCTCTGGCCGTCCCCACCGCCAGCGCCGACGAGGCCCCCCGCACATTCAGCGTGTCACAGCTCTCCGCCGCGAGCGACGCCGTGCTGCAAGCCGATGTGGCCGGAACCGCCTGGCACATCGATCAGGCGACCGGCACCCTGGTCGTCACCGCCGACTCCACCGTCTCCCGGGCGGCGCTGGCCAGGATCAAGCAGACTGCCGGAGCCAACGCCGGTGCGCTCCGCATCGAGCGAACCCCGGGCAAGATCCGCCGGCTCATCTCGGGCGGCGACGCCGTCTACGCGTCGAGCTGGCGCTGCTCGCTGGGCTTCAATGTCCGAGACAGCGCAGGCAACACGTACTTCCTGACTGCGGGCCACTGCACCGACGGCGCGGGCACCTGGTACTCCAACTCCTCCCGTACCACCGTCCTCGGCCCCACCGTCGGCTCCAGCTTCCCGGTCAACGACTACGGAATCGTCCGCTACACCAACACCTCGATCTCCAAGTCCGGCACTGTCGGCGGTGTCGACATCACCAGTGCCGCCAACGCCACCGTCGGGATGTCCGTGACCCGTCGCGGTTCGACCACCGGCACCCGCAGCGGTTCGGTGACCGGACTCAATGCCACCGTCAACTACGGCGGTGGGGACATCGTCTACGGAATGATCCGCACGAACGTCTGCGCCGAGCCGGGCGACAGCGGTGGCTCGCTGTACTCCGGCAGCCGGGCCATCGGCCTGACCTCGGGTGGTAGTGGCAACTGCACCACCGGCGGCACGACCTACTTCCAGCCGGTGACCGAGGCGCTCCGCGCGTACGGCGTCAGCGTGTACTGA
- a CDS encoding DUF4231 domain-containing protein, with the protein MVFRNADLPVLFHRTDETAISRQREAVNGTRLQLLLLVLGAALAALPWRGAIGASFQLTGLLSVLAYAGVLVVSFRGSRQRAKSHWQLNRSAAEFIRSMCWRYAVHGTPFDSGSPDPDRLFVTRLEEGLAELKKVGWTDPRASGETAVGTELITTPMRLLREKGFSARKETYVRDRLIEQRNWYHRRMEVSRRATLLWQVTIGLLTVLALLFGTLRTFSVTESPEPLGLLSAAAAACLAWSEIRRHQPLIAAHSLVEEDLAAIHIAMETSVTEQQWPSAVYETERIVSPQHTDWLVRHRS; encoded by the coding sequence ATGGTCTTCCGAAACGCTGATCTGCCGGTTCTCTTCCACCGAACCGATGAGACGGCCATCTCACGCCAGCGCGAGGCCGTCAACGGCACCCGGCTGCAGCTGCTGCTGCTCGTCCTGGGCGCCGCCCTGGCCGCGCTGCCCTGGCGTGGCGCGATCGGCGCGTCCTTCCAACTCACCGGCCTCCTGAGCGTGTTGGCGTACGCCGGAGTGCTCGTGGTCAGCTTCCGCGGTTCTCGCCAGCGAGCAAAGTCGCACTGGCAACTCAACAGGTCGGCCGCGGAGTTCATCCGCTCGATGTGCTGGCGGTACGCCGTCCACGGCACCCCCTTCGACTCCGGCTCCCCCGACCCCGACCGGCTGTTCGTCACCCGCCTGGAAGAGGGGCTGGCCGAGCTGAAGAAGGTCGGCTGGACGGACCCGCGCGCATCCGGGGAGACGGCGGTCGGTACGGAGCTCATCACCACACCGATGCGGCTGCTGCGGGAGAAGGGGTTCAGTGCACGCAAGGAGACCTATGTGCGAGACCGGTTGATCGAGCAACGCAACTGGTACCACCGCCGCATGGAGGTCTCCCGCCGTGCCACCCTGCTGTGGCAGGTGACCATCGGCCTGCTCACCGTCTTGGCCCTGCTCTTCGGGACCCTGCGCACCTTCTCGGTCACCGAGTCCCCGGAGCCGCTCGGGCTGCTCTCGGCTGCCGCCGCCGCGTGTCTGGCCTGGAGCGAGATCCGCCGCCACCAGCCTCTGATCGCCGCCCATTCACTGGTGGAGGAGGACCTGGCGGCGATTCACATCGCGATGGAGACCTCGGTGACCGAGCAGCAGTGGCCGTCCGCCGTGTACGAGACCGAGCGGATCGTCTCCCCGCAGCACACGGACTGGCTGGTACGCCACCGCAGTTGA
- a CDS encoding FXSXX-COOH protein: protein MTFQTSTAFAAAKKNRVPVTEIDVHGADAVRKLGRVRPASVGRTDRVPSFNSAL from the coding sequence GTGACCTTCCAGACCTCAACCGCCTTCGCCGCCGCGAAGAAGAATCGTGTGCCCGTCACCGAGATCGACGTGCACGGTGCCGACGCCGTCAGGAAGCTGGGCCGTGTGCGTCCCGCTTCCGTCGGCAGGACCGATCGGGTGCCGAGTTTCAACTCTGCTCTCTAG
- a CDS encoding I78 family peptidase inhibitor, giving the protein MAPIPTPPAEPDHTPEDYVGLDADTAERRARGAGWTTVRSLPPGAIITMEYLAGRLNFEVDDGRVRRCWKG; this is encoded by the coding sequence ATGGCACCGATACCGACCCCTCCGGCAGAGCCCGACCACACACCTGAGGACTACGTGGGCCTCGACGCAGACACCGCGGAGCGGCGCGCACGCGGTGCGGGCTGGACAACCGTCAGATCGCTGCCGCCAGGGGCGATCATCACCATGGAGTACCTGGCGGGCCGGCTCAACTTCGAGGTGGACGACGGCAGGGTGCGGCGCTGCTGGAAGGGTTGA
- a CDS encoding MFS transporter, whose protein sequence is MSGTTTTGAPIRATGGGVNRWVVLLVLCVSLLLVALDATVLHVAVPAVTEDLRPSGVELLWIVDAYPLVCAALLILFGTLGDRVGRRRILLLGYALFGVASAVAALATNPEVLIGARALLGVGGAMIMPATLSILRAVFPDRRERATAIGIWTAVAAVGAATGPVLGGFLVQHFWWGSVFLINIPLMALILPVGRWLLPESKGEGDGPWDVVGALTAAAGVLGLVLGVKRLGVGHSPLDIATSGPLLAGLLLLVLFVRRQRRRDHPLIDMRMFARATFSTSVGCIVLAMLALVGLELIAVQYLQLVLGLSPLETGLRLLPLTFAAMAAGATGSYTLRRVGPRRMVGWGFVLTAAAVLLLTLMGHHDRPLLLTTGFVLLGFGLQTTLFGAYESMLSEAPAAQAGAAAAIGETSYQLGAGMGIAMLGSVMNAAYAPGLTDAAGVPGAAREAATNSLGEAYQIAAGLSGPAGDALRIAARSAFVHGLHVTLVVSAGLLLLGALAALRLPRAMECPDGAEDTEDATVVAQACGAPGTGSGASGTDARSYVSELPDQAVQGPRDRLRSSAASLHRKPAEAAGAARSGRTAH, encoded by the coding sequence ATGTCCGGAACGACCACGACCGGAGCGCCCATTCGCGCCACCGGCGGCGGTGTCAACCGCTGGGTCGTTCTCCTCGTCCTCTGCGTCAGCCTGCTGCTCGTCGCGCTCGACGCGACCGTGCTGCACGTCGCCGTGCCCGCAGTCACCGAGGACCTCCGCCCGAGCGGGGTCGAACTCCTCTGGATCGTCGACGCCTACCCGCTGGTCTGCGCCGCGCTGCTGATCCTCTTCGGCACCCTGGGCGACCGCGTCGGCCGTCGGCGCATACTCCTGCTCGGCTACGCGCTGTTCGGCGTGGCCTCGGCCGTCGCCGCGCTGGCCACCAATCCCGAGGTGCTCATCGGCGCCCGCGCCCTGCTCGGCGTGGGCGGCGCGATGATCATGCCCGCGACGCTCTCGATCCTCCGGGCCGTCTTCCCGGACCGCCGTGAGCGGGCCACCGCCATCGGCATCTGGACGGCGGTCGCCGCGGTCGGCGCCGCCACCGGCCCGGTGCTCGGCGGTTTCCTGGTCCAGCACTTCTGGTGGGGTTCGGTCTTCCTGATCAACATCCCGCTGATGGCGCTGATCCTCCCGGTCGGCCGCTGGCTGCTGCCCGAGTCCAAGGGCGAAGGCGACGGCCCCTGGGACGTCGTCGGCGCTCTGACGGCCGCCGCCGGTGTGCTCGGGCTCGTGCTCGGTGTCAAGCGTCTCGGGGTGGGCCACAGCCCGCTCGACATCGCCACCTCCGGCCCGCTGCTCGCCGGTCTGCTGCTCCTCGTGCTCTTCGTCCGCCGCCAGCGCCGCCGCGACCATCCCCTCATCGACATGCGGATGTTCGCCCGCGCCACCTTCTCCACTTCCGTCGGCTGCATCGTGCTGGCCATGCTGGCACTGGTCGGCCTGGAGCTGATCGCCGTCCAGTACCTCCAGCTCGTGCTCGGTCTCAGCCCCCTGGAGACCGGCCTGCGGCTGCTGCCCCTCACCTTCGCGGCGATGGCCGCCGGAGCGACCGGCTCCTACACCCTGCGCCGTGTCGGACCGCGGCGGATGGTCGGCTGGGGCTTCGTGCTGACCGCGGCGGCGGTGCTGCTGCTCACGCTGATGGGACACCACGACCGGCCGCTGCTGCTCACCACCGGGTTCGTGCTGCTCGGCTTCGGGCTCCAGACCACGCTGTTCGGCGCGTACGAGTCGATGCTCAGCGAGGCACCCGCGGCGCAGGCCGGTGCAGCCGCGGCCATCGGCGAGACCTCCTACCAACTCGGTGCCGGGATGGGCATCGCCATGCTCGGCAGCGTCATGAACGCCGCGTACGCGCCAGGGCTGACCGATGCGGCAGGGGTGCCGGGCGCCGCCCGCGAGGCCGCGACGAACTCCCTCGGCGAGGCCTACCAGATCGCCGCGGGCCTCAGCGGCCCGGCAGGGGACGCGCTGCGGATCGCCGCGCGGTCGGCGTTTGTGCACGGTCTGCATGTCACGCTGGTGGTCAGCGCCGGGCTGCTGCTGCTCGGGGCGCTGGCGGCACTGCGGTTGCCGAGGGCGATGGAGTGCCCCGACGGGGCCGAGGACACCGAGGACGCCACGGTGGTCGCTCAGGCCTGTGGCGCGCCGGGCACCGGTTCCGGGGCGTCCGGCACCGATGCCCGGTCGTACGTCTCCGAACTCCCCGACCAGGCGGTGCAGGGGCCACGGGACCGTCTGCGCTCGTCCGCCGCCTCCCTGCACCGCAAGCCCGCGGAGGCGGCCGGCGCGGCCCGCTCTGGACGCACGGCACACTGA
- a CDS encoding cell division protein SepF, producing MASVRKASAWLGLVEDNDERYYDDEYSEGTGAAEQWVTDPRVRVASETAQEQGRRIATISPDSFRDARMIGEHFREGVPVIVNLTSMEPSDAKRVVDFAAGLTFGLRGSIERVATRVFLLTPADTEIVTGEPTGHTGDGFFNQS from the coding sequence ATGGCATCGGTACGCAAGGCGAGCGCATGGCTGGGGCTTGTCGAGGACAACGACGAGCGGTACTACGACGACGAGTACTCCGAGGGTACGGGAGCGGCCGAGCAGTGGGTCACCGACCCGCGGGTCCGGGTGGCCTCCGAGACGGCGCAGGAGCAGGGACGCCGGATCGCCACCATCTCCCCCGACAGCTTCCGCGACGCGCGCATGATCGGCGAGCACTTCCGGGAAGGCGTCCCGGTCATCGTCAACCTGACCTCGATGGAGCCCTCCGACGCCAAGCGCGTCGTCGACTTCGCGGCCGGGCTGACCTTCGGGCTGCGGGGCTCCATCGAGCGGGTGGCGACCAGGGTCTTCCTGCTGACCCCCGCCGACACGGAGATCGTCACCGGCGAGCCCACCGGCCACACCGGTGACGGCTTCTTCAACCAGAGCTGA
- a CDS encoding phosphatase PAP2 family protein, which yields MRTDIFARLDREPEPPKIEIPRMSRTRLALLGGTSAFYVAIVVAVLLSSWLVIIDWKVMLFRPYQQWPELHAFLDYFVVLGQRGPTAVMVAAWLGWRSWRQHTLRPLLSLGAALLLLNATVGAVKLGLGRLGPHYATQIGSAEMFAGGDIFPSGHTANAVVTWGILAYMATTPRARRYLSALSAVVALGVGLTTVYLGTHWLSDVLLGWAAGLLVLLALPWCEPLIGRAEEAILTLRDRLRDQMRARRLPVPALPVVPKSPRPAMFPQRASSESSEPVRRPVGASGGRRGSASGGTASGTATQPTQVRTHAVARPGLGTHAPHTSHAPYPSHGNPVASSAGTRRAPRSRPVTGN from the coding sequence GTGCGTACCGACATCTTTGCCCGCCTGGACCGGGAGCCGGAGCCGCCGAAGATAGAGATCCCGCGGATGAGCCGCACCCGTCTCGCCCTTCTCGGCGGGACCTCGGCGTTCTACGTCGCGATCGTCGTGGCCGTGCTGCTCTCGTCCTGGCTGGTGATCATCGACTGGAAGGTCATGCTCTTCCGGCCGTATCAGCAGTGGCCGGAGCTGCACGCGTTTCTGGACTACTTCGTCGTCCTGGGCCAGCGCGGGCCGACCGCCGTGATGGTGGCCGCCTGGCTGGGCTGGCGCTCGTGGCGGCAGCACACTCTTCGGCCACTGCTCTCCCTGGGGGCGGCGCTGCTGCTGCTGAACGCGACGGTGGGCGCGGTCAAGCTCGGCCTAGGGCGGCTCGGGCCGCACTACGCGACGCAGATCGGCTCGGCCGAGATGTTCGCCGGCGGCGATATATTTCCGTCGGGCCACACCGCCAATGCCGTCGTGACCTGGGGAATCCTCGCCTATATGGCCACCACCCCACGGGCGAGGCGCTATCTGTCGGCGCTGTCCGCCGTGGTGGCCCTCGGTGTCGGACTGACCACGGTCTACCTCGGTACGCACTGGCTGAGCGACGTCCTGCTCGGCTGGGCGGCTGGACTGCTCGTGCTGCTGGCGCTGCCTTGGTGCGAGCCGCTGATCGGGCGGGCGGAGGAGGCCATCCTCACGCTGCGCGACCGGCTGCGCGATCAGATGCGCGCGCGCCGTCTGCCGGTGCCCGCGCTCCCCGTCGTGCCGAAGAGCCCGCGCCCGGCGATGTTCCCGCAACGTGCGTCGTCGGAGAGCTCCGAGCCGGTGCGCCGACCGGTGGGCGCGAGCGGCGGGCGTAGGGGTTCCGCCTCCGGCGGAACGGCGTCCGGGACGGCCACCCAGCCCACCCAGGTGCGTACGCACGCGGTCGCGCGCCCGGGACTCGGCACACACGCCCCGCATACCTCCCATGCGCCGTACCCCTCGCACGGCAACCCGGTGGCGTCGTCGGCAGGCACCCGACGTGCCCCCCGATCGCGTCCGGTCACCGGCAACTGA
- the fxsBH gene encoding radical SAM/SPASM protein FxsBH, inactivated beta-hydroxylase extension form, translated as MTGPLVPFREIVLKVHSRCDLACDHCYIYEHADQSWRTRPRTISDDAIIWTARRLAEHAKTHALPSVTVILHGGEPLLAGPARLRRICEELISALDGVAALDLRIHTNGLQLSPRYLDLFDEFGVRVGISLDGDRAANDRHRRFADGRSSHPLVLRAVELLHQDRYRHLDLGLLCTVDVRNDPVAVYDALMELDPPRIDFLLPHATWDEPPLRPGGSPTVYADWILTVFDRWDRRRRPVPVRLFESVLSTLSGGSSLTESLGLAPTDLVVVETDGTLEQVDSLKSAYEGAAATGFTVFDHSLDEVAAHPGIRARQLGLAGVGETCRQCPVVRSCGGGLYTHRYRGGRDFDNTSVYCTDLEALIRGVEQRTAAGSVPPAVTDAAALRTEQHELAWLLLAGLHDALAGRGSEDWARAWELMEAVEHSDGLGFDEVLAHPYTVSWLHEALDVLEQEPLGAAAGTAPAARLSAAVAAAAVRGGPELTVPVPYERGVLYLPTLGELRLTGAEEHGMVQVRPMGEGFLVRGAGNERRITRLAEPAAGWRPVRRLRQRAEAVPDLAIDDLDPHRDCYGVPAAPRLGSEAAADWTGRLAAAWSLLRERAPRQADAAAACLTTLTPLSGREPAVGRHGLGALGLPLHADVPELALALLRGHRRARFQALREVTDLYAQDGWWSHQAPWAEAPVPVSELLAGAYERAGLAGVDPEAAEQALRALTTLERAAELTVSGKRLLTRLGEELGEEVNRDLCRV; from the coding sequence ATGACAGGACCGTTGGTCCCATTCCGTGAGATCGTCCTCAAGGTGCACAGCAGGTGCGATCTCGCATGTGACCACTGCTATATCTACGAACACGCAGATCAGAGCTGGCGCACACGCCCTAGGACAATCTCTGACGACGCGATTATTTGGACGGCTCGGCGACTGGCCGAGCATGCCAAGACCCATGCACTACCCTCCGTGACAGTGATCCTGCACGGAGGGGAGCCACTGCTGGCGGGTCCCGCCCGGTTACGACGGATCTGCGAGGAGCTGATCTCCGCCCTCGACGGCGTCGCCGCGCTCGATCTGAGAATCCACACCAATGGTCTCCAGCTGAGCCCACGCTACCTCGACCTCTTCGACGAGTTCGGCGTCAGGGTCGGCATCTCGCTCGACGGTGACAGGGCAGCCAACGACCGGCATCGCCGTTTCGCGGACGGCCGCAGCAGCCACCCCCTGGTGCTCAGGGCGGTGGAGTTGCTCCACCAGGACCGCTACCGCCATCTCGACCTCGGTCTGCTCTGCACCGTCGATGTGCGCAACGACCCGGTGGCGGTGTACGACGCGCTCATGGAGCTCGATCCACCGCGCATCGACTTCCTGCTGCCGCACGCCACCTGGGACGAACCACCCCTGCGGCCCGGCGGCTCGCCGACCGTCTACGCCGACTGGATCCTCACGGTCTTCGACCGTTGGGACCGCAGGCGCAGGCCCGTGCCCGTCCGGCTCTTCGAATCGGTGCTCTCCACGCTCTCCGGAGGCTCCAGCCTCACCGAGTCACTCGGCCTTGCGCCCACCGACCTCGTCGTGGTGGAGACCGACGGCACCCTGGAACAGGTCGACTCGCTCAAGAGCGCCTACGAGGGGGCGGCGGCCACCGGATTCACCGTCTTCGACCACTCCCTGGACGAGGTCGCCGCCCATCCTGGTATCCGCGCCCGCCAGCTGGGACTGGCCGGTGTCGGCGAGACCTGCCGTCAGTGCCCCGTCGTCCGCTCCTGCGGCGGCGGTCTCTACACCCACCGGTACCGCGGCGGCCGGGACTTCGACAACACATCGGTGTACTGCACCGATCTGGAGGCGCTCATCCGGGGGGTCGAGCAGCGCACCGCGGCCGGGTCCGTGCCTCCCGCGGTGACCGACGCCGCGGCGCTGCGCACCGAGCAGCACGAGCTGGCCTGGCTGCTGCTCGCGGGACTCCACGACGCGCTGGCCGGACGGGGCAGTGAGGACTGGGCCCGTGCCTGGGAACTCATGGAAGCCGTCGAGCACTCCGACGGACTCGGCTTCGACGAGGTGCTGGCCCACCCGTACACCGTGAGCTGGCTGCACGAGGCACTGGACGTTCTCGAACAGGAGCCCCTCGGGGCAGCCGCCGGCACCGCCCCTGCCGCCAGGCTGTCCGCGGCGGTCGCTGCAGCCGCCGTACGGGGTGGCCCCGAACTGACCGTCCCGGTGCCGTACGAGCGCGGCGTCCTGTATCTGCCGACGCTCGGTGAGTTGCGTCTGACCGGGGCCGAGGAGCATGGCATGGTGCAGGTGCGGCCCATGGGGGAGGGCTTTTTGGTGAGGGGCGCCGGCAACGAGCGCCGGATCACGCGCCTGGCCGAACCCGCCGCCGGCTGGCGGCCGGTGCGCCGGCTGCGACAGCGTGCCGAAGCGGTCCCGGACCTCGCGATCGACGACCTCGATCCGCACCGAGACTGCTATGGCGTACCCGCCGCGCCCAGGCTCGGCTCCGAGGCGGCCGCCGACTGGACCGGGCGGCTCGCGGCTGCCTGGAGCCTGCTCCGTGAGCGGGCCCCGCGGCAGGCGGACGCCGCGGCGGCGTGTCTGACCACGCTCACCCCGCTCTCCGGTCGGGAGCCGGCAGTGGGCCGGCATGGTCTCGGCGCCCTCGGCCTGCCGCTCCACGCGGACGTCCCGGAGCTGGCACTCGCGCTGCTGCGCGGCCATCGCAGAGCGCGATTCCAGGCCTTGCGCGAGGTGACCGACCTGTACGCGCAGGACGGCTGGTGGAGCCATCAGGCGCCGTGGGCGGAGGCACCGGTGCCCGTATCGGAGCTGCTGGCGGGCGCGTACGAACGGGCCGGTCTCGCGGGGGTCGATCCGGAGGCCGCGGAGCAGGCGCTGCGGGCGCTCACCACCCTGGAACGCGCCGCCGAACTGACCGTCAGCGGGAAACGCCTGCTGACGCGGCTGGGAGAAGAGCTTGGGGAAGAGGTGAACCGTGACCTGTGCCGTGTATGA
- a CDS encoding acyl-CoA dehydrogenase family protein encodes MTASSKLPPFDPADPIGIDDLLEPEDLAIRDTVRSWADDRVLPYVADWYESGELPGIRELARELGSIGALGMSLTGYGCAGATAVQYGLACLELEAADSGIRSLVSVQGSLAMYAIWKFGSEEQKQRWLPSMADGSTIGCFGLTEPDVGSDPAAMRTCAKRDGADWVLTGSKMWITNGSVAGVAVVWAQTDDGIRGFAVPTDSPGFSAPEIKHKWSLRASVTSELVLDEVRLPADAVLPGVTGLKGPLSCLSHARYGIVWGAMGAARSSFEAALDYARTREQFGRPIGGFQLTQAKLADMALELHKGILLALHLGRRMDAGRLRPEQVSFGKLNNVREAIEICRTSRTILGANGISLEYPVMRHATNLESVLTYEGTVEMHQLVLGKALTGQDAFR; translated from the coding sequence ATGACCGCATCCTCGAAGTTGCCGCCCTTCGATCCAGCCGACCCCATCGGCATCGACGACCTCCTGGAGCCGGAAGACCTCGCGATTCGCGACACGGTCCGCTCCTGGGCTGACGACCGCGTGCTGCCGTATGTCGCCGACTGGTACGAGAGCGGTGAGCTTCCCGGTATCCGTGAGCTCGCCCGTGAGCTGGGCTCGATCGGCGCGCTCGGCATGTCGCTGACCGGCTACGGCTGCGCGGGCGCCACGGCCGTCCAGTACGGACTGGCCTGTCTGGAGCTGGAGGCGGCCGACTCGGGTATCCGTTCGCTGGTGTCCGTCCAGGGCTCACTCGCGATGTACGCGATCTGGAAGTTCGGCTCGGAGGAGCAGAAGCAGCGTTGGCTGCCGTCGATGGCCGATGGCAGCACCATCGGCTGCTTCGGACTGACGGAGCCGGACGTCGGTTCCGATCCGGCGGCGATGCGCACGTGCGCCAAGCGGGACGGTGCCGACTGGGTTCTGACGGGCAGCAAGATGTGGATCACCAATGGTTCCGTCGCCGGGGTCGCGGTGGTGTGGGCCCAGACCGACGACGGTATCCGCGGCTTCGCCGTACCGACCGACAGCCCCGGCTTCTCCGCTCCCGAGATCAAGCACAAGTGGTCCCTGCGCGCCTCCGTCACCAGTGAACTCGTCCTGGACGAGGTGCGTCTGCCCGCCGACGCGGTGCTGCCGGGTGTCACCGGTCTCAAGGGCCCGCTCAGCTGCCTGTCCCACGCGCGCTACGGCATTGTGTGGGGCGCGATGGGGGCGGCCCGTTCCAGCTTCGAGGCCGCGCTCGACTACGCCAGGACACGCGAGCAGTTCGGCCGGCCCATCGGGGGCTTCCAGCTCACCCAGGCCAAACTCGCCGACATGGCGCTGGAACTGCACAAGGGGATCCTGCTCGCCCTGCACCTCGGGCGGCGGATGGACGCCGGGAGGCTCCGGCCCGAGCAGGTCAGCTTCGGGAAGCTCAACAACGTGCGGGAAGCGATCGAGATCTGCCGCACCTCGCGGACCATCCTCGGCGCCAACGGGATCTCACTGGAGTACCCCGTGATGCGTCACGCGACCAATCTCGAATCGGTGCTCACCTACGAGGGGACCGTGGAGATGCACCAGCTGGTGCTCGGCAAGGCGCTCACGGGTCAGGACGCCTTCCGTTAG